One genomic segment of Accipiter gentilis chromosome 29, bAccGen1.1, whole genome shotgun sequence includes these proteins:
- the RAB7B gene encoding ras-related protein Rab-7b isoform X2 has translation MDASKKVDLKIIIIGALGVGKTSLLHQYVHKTFYEDYRTTLGASILTKVLAVDNTPLKLQIWDTGGQERFRSMVSTFYKGSDGCVLAFDVTDRESFESLDNWRDDFLEKVIPREQDFPMVVLGNKIDICDRQVPKEIASAWCKEKDIPYFEVSAKNNINVAEAFETLAKQALMTHKGIFESYLTDSIKLTPNDKPKKRCC, from the exons ATGGATGCCAGCAAGAAGGTGGATCTGAAGATAATTATCATAGGAGCTCTGGG CGTGGGCAAAACCTCCCTCCTGCATCAGTACGTGCACAAGACTTTTTACGAAGATTACCGCACCACGCTGGGCGCCAGCATCCTGACCAAAGTCCTCGCGGTGGACAACACCCCCCTGAAACTGCAG ATCTGGGACACAGGGGGACAAGAGCGATTCCGGTCCATGGTGTCGACCTTTTACAAAGGTTCGGACGGCTGCGTGCTGGCCTTCGACGTGACAGACAGGGAGTCATTTGAGTCCCTAGACAACTGGAGAGATGACTTTCTGGAGAAGGTCATTCCGAGGGAGCAAGATTTCCCCATGGTCGTGTTGGGGAACAAAATAGACATCTGCGATCGGCAG GTACCCAAGGAGATTGCCTCAGCCTGGTGCAAGGAGAAAGACATCCCTTATTTTGAAGTCAGTGCCAAGAACAACATCAACGTCGCAGAGGCTTTCGAGACCCTCGCAAAGCAGGCGTTAATGACG cataaAGGGATTTTTGAGAGCTATTTAACCGACTCCATCAAACTCACTCCCAACGACAAGCCCAAGAAGAGGTGCTGCTGA
- the RAB7B gene encoding ras-related protein Rab-7b isoform X1 — MSRCGAPQPPSPGGEQAGISAGAGRPFLDPPLSSLPSPGRRLERSREPWPPGRRMPRQGLSMDASKKVDLKIIIIGALGVGKTSLLHQYVHKTFYEDYRTTLGASILTKVLAVDNTPLKLQIWDTGGQERFRSMVSTFYKGSDGCVLAFDVTDRESFESLDNWRDDFLEKVIPREQDFPMVVLGNKIDICDRQVPKEIASAWCKEKDIPYFEVSAKNNINVAEAFETLAKQALMTHKGIFESYLTDSIKLTPNDKPKKRCC; from the exons ATGTCACGGTGCGGGGCCCCACAGCCGCCTTCCCCGGGCGGCGAGCAGGCGGGAATCAGCGCCGGAGCCGGCCGCCCTTTCCTGGATCCTCCTCTTTCATCTCTTCCCTCCCCGGGACGCAGGCTGGAAAGGAGCCGAGAGCCTTGGCCGCCCGGCAGACGGATGCCCCGGCAG GGCTTGTCCATGGATGCCAGCAAGAAGGTGGATCTGAAGATAATTATCATAGGAGCTCTGGG CGTGGGCAAAACCTCCCTCCTGCATCAGTACGTGCACAAGACTTTTTACGAAGATTACCGCACCACGCTGGGCGCCAGCATCCTGACCAAAGTCCTCGCGGTGGACAACACCCCCCTGAAACTGCAG ATCTGGGACACAGGGGGACAAGAGCGATTCCGGTCCATGGTGTCGACCTTTTACAAAGGTTCGGACGGCTGCGTGCTGGCCTTCGACGTGACAGACAGGGAGTCATTTGAGTCCCTAGACAACTGGAGAGATGACTTTCTGGAGAAGGTCATTCCGAGGGAGCAAGATTTCCCCATGGTCGTGTTGGGGAACAAAATAGACATCTGCGATCGGCAG GTACCCAAGGAGATTGCCTCAGCCTGGTGCAAGGAGAAAGACATCCCTTATTTTGAAGTCAGTGCCAAGAACAACATCAACGTCGCAGAGGCTTTCGAGACCCTCGCAAAGCAGGCGTTAATGACG cataaAGGGATTTTTGAGAGCTATTTAACCGACTCCATCAAACTCACTCCCAACGACAAGCCCAAGAAGAGGTGCTGCTGA
- the CTSE gene encoding cathepsin E: MVQYSEDCTAFTEANEPLINYLDMEYFGEISIGTPPQNFTVIFDTGSSNLWVPSVYCVSKACAKHTKFQPSQSSTYQAIGTPFSIQYGTGSLTGVIGSDQVVVEGLTVSNQQFAESVSEPGKAFLDAEFDGILGLAYPSLAVDGVTPVFDNMIAQNLVELPMFSVYLSTNPESSLGGELLFGGFDPSRFTGTLNWVPVTQQGYWQIQLDNIQLDGTVAFCVNGCQAIVDTGTSLITGPTKDIKELQSYIGATPVDGEYAVECSNLNVMPDVTFTINGLPYTLSAQAYTLTEYSDNMAFCTSGFQGLDIPPPAGPLWILGDVFIRQFYSVFDRGNNRVGLAPATP, translated from the exons ATGGTCCAGTACAGCGAGGACTGCACTGCCTTCACGGAGGCCAACGAGCCCCTCATCAACTACCTGGAC ATGGAGTATTTTGGGGAGATCTCCattgggacccccccccagaaCTTCACTGTGATATTCGACACGGGCTCCTCCAACCTCTGGGTGCCATCCGTCTACTGCGTCAGCAAAGCCTGCG CTAAGCACACCAAGTTTCAGCCGTCCCAGTCCAGCACGTATCAGGCGATAGGGACCCCCTTCTCCATCCAGTACGGGACCGGCAGTCTGACGGGGGTCATCGGATCTGACCAAGTAGTT GTTGAGGGCCTCACCGTGAGCAACCAGCAGTTTGCAGAGAGCGTCAGTGAGCCAGGAAAAGCCTTCCTGGATGCCGAATTCGATGGGATCCTGGGGCTGGCTTACCCCTCGCTGGCCGTGGATGGGGTCACCCCTGTCTTTGACAACATGATAGCACAAAATCTGGTGGAGCTGCCGATGTTCTCCGTCTACCTGAGCAC gaATCCTGAATCCTCCCTGGGAGGAGAACTGCTTTTTGGTGGCTTTGACCCCTCTCGCTTCACGGGGACCCTGAACTGGGTGCCGGTCACCCAGCAAGGGTACTGGCAGATCCAGTTGGACAA CATCCAGCTGGATGGGACAGTGGCTTTCTGCGTGAACGGCTGCCAGGCCATCGTGGACACCGGGACGTCGCTCATCACAGGTCCCACCAAGGATATAAAAGAATTGCAAAGCTATATTGGTGCCACACCTGTGGATGGAGAG TACGCTGTGGAGTGCAGCAACCTCAACGTGATGCCCGACGTGACCTTCACCATCAACGGGCTCCCCTACACGCTCAGTGCCCAGGCCTACACCCTCACG GAGTACAGCGACAACATGGCCTTCTGCACCAGTGGCTTCCAGGGGCTGGACATCCCCCCTCCTGCCGGACCCCTCTGGATTTTGGGAGACGTTTTCATCCGTCAGTTTTACTCCGTCTTTGACCGTGGAAATAACAGGGTGGGGTTGGCCCCTGCCACCCCTTAG